A DNA window from Procambarus clarkii isolate CNS0578487 chromosome 3, FALCON_Pclarkii_2.0, whole genome shotgun sequence contains the following coding sequences:
- the LOC138368015 gene encoding uncharacterized PPE family protein PPE16-like gives MVMVFTTSNMIGMGSTNPNKMGMGSTTSHNIGMGSTTTHKMGMGSTTTRRLGIGSHNHLGSTTNHKVGVGSTTTKKMGMRSITTHKKSMGSTSIHMRGLGPLTHHPPKTGRVSTTTHRMGMGFTTTNMMGMGSTTTYKMGMGSTTTYKMGMGSTTTNKFGMGSTTLFKMGMWSSTPHKISIWSTTTHRIGMGYTSSNKMRMGSTTSHKMGMGSINTHKMGVGSTTTHTMGVGSTTSNKLGIGSTTSSQDSCVINYHPQEGYRVHYHQQYEHGFHYHPQDGYDVHYHPQDGYGVHYRSQEMGMGSTTPHKMGMGSTSTHKLGIGSTTSSQDTCVINYHPQEGYRVHYPLEDGDGGHLPPT, from the coding sequence atggttatggTGTTCACTACATCCAAcatgattggtatggggtccactaaccccaacaaaatgggtatggggtctactacctccCACAatatcggtatggggtccactaccacccacaagatgggaatggggtccactacaacacgCAGGTTGGGTATAGGTTCCCACAACCacctggggtccactaccaaccacaaggttggtgtggggtccacaaccaccaaaaagatgggtatgaggtccattaccacccacaagaagagtatggggtccacttccattcACATGAGGGGTTTAGGGCCATTAACCCACCACCCCCCCAAGACAGGtagggtgtccactaccacccacaggatgggtatggggttcactacaaccaacatgatgggtatgggatccactaccacctacaagatgggtatgggatccactaccacctacaagatgggtatggggtccactaccaccaacaagttcGGCATGGGCTCCACTACCCTCTTCAAGATGGGGATGTGGTCCTCTACACCCCACAAAATTagtatatggtccactaccacccacaggattggtatggggtacacctcctccaacaagatgcgtatgggttccactacctcccacaagatgggtatggggtccattaacacccacaagatgggtgtggggtccactaccacccacacaatgGGTGTTGGGTCCACAACCTCCAACAAGTTGGGTATTGGGTCGACTACCTCCTCACAAGATAGTTGTGTGAtaaactaccacccgcaggaggggtatagggtccactaccaccaacaatatgAGCacgggttccactaccaccctcaagatgggtatgatgtccactaccaccctcaagatgggtatggtgtccattacCGCTCAcaagagatgggtatggggtccactaccccccacaagatgggtatggggtccacttccacccacaagttgggtattgggtccactacctcctCACAAGATACGTGTGTGAtaaactaccacccgcaggaggggtatagggtccactacccccttGAAGATGGGGATGGGGGTcatctaccacccacatga